The stretch of DNA ATGAGGCTTACGCGCGCGCTCGCGCTCGTTCCGTGCATTGCTTTGGCGCTGTCCGGCCTCGGCCGCGCCGGCGCCGCTCCGGCCGACTGCGCCGGAACTCGCGCACCCCGCTGGCTCCCGTCGATCGGCGCCGCAGACGACGCCGGTGACGTCCGGGTCTTCGCGGTCCAGTTCAAACAGGATCTGCGCCACGTCGAGAGCTACGACACGTTCCGGCGCAAGATGGAATGCCTCGTCGAGGAGTTCGTACTGCCCTACCTCGACCTCGACGGCGACGGGTCCAAGGACAAGCCGGCCATCGTGGTGTTCAACGAAGACGACGGCCTGGCGACCATAGGCACCGGCTCCCGCGGCGCGACGGCGCGCGCGATCGCCCAAAGCCCTGCGCGCGACCCCCAGAGCATCACCGGCGCTCAGGCGGCGTTCGGAACGCTCGGGGCAACCTACTCGCCCGCGATCGCCTACTACGCCGCGCGCGAACATGAAACCAGCGCGCAGCGGCTGATCCTGGCGGCGGCCACCGACACCTTCGTGCGCGGATTCATGCAGACGTACTCGGACATCGCCCGTCGATACGGCATCTACGTTGTCTCCGCAAACAACCAAGCCGAGTTCCGCGAAGTGAATCTCGCGGAACACCCGGAAGCAGCAGCGCTCGTCGACCCCGACCTCAAAGACGAGTATCTCAACGGACACCTGACAACGGTGTACGAAGCGGTAGACGTGGACGCGATCCCCGAGACCGTCGGTCTTGGGCGCGCGGGCATCGACGTTCATAACAAGGCCTTCATGTGGGCGCCGGATTCCGGAGTCACCGACTACGCGCGCGACAAGTACAGCGTCGTGAACGGAGGGACTCTGTCGGCTGCGGACCCCCGATCGAACCTGATCCACGTCGTCAAGAAGACTCCCCTCACACAGATCGAGATCGACATCCTCGACCTGAGCGACGATGAGGACCTCTCCAGTGCCAACACCGGTCCCTTCTGTTTGACGACCACAGACGACCCCGACTGCAGCGCGAAGATCGGATACGGGATCAGCCTGCCGACGTTCATGTGGGGCGACACGGAATGCTCCGAGGGGACCCCCGGGTGTGTGGCGGGTAAGCGCGCGCTGACGTTCGGCGAGGAGCCCGCGGACGGAGCAGATCCGTGCGCGGGACCGGTGTGGTGGATGCGCTGTCTGGACGCGCGCGGGGTGAACGTCCTTCTGCAACCCGAGGCGAACCCGGGACCGTGGGGCGAGTTCACCACGGGCCGCGAGAGTCGCGGATTCGGCGACTGGCAGCCATTGTCCTGGCTGGACTCCGCTTGGCGCTCGGTGGCCGACCCCACGGTCGGGTTCCGCTACGCGGTAACCCCGCACATGGTCGGCAACCTCGTCGATCTCACCTTCGACGGGCAATCCGTCATCTTCGAACGCTGCTCGGCCGCGACCGGCGACGCGAACACGTGTGACGGCAACCAACCGGCCGCATTCGTGGGAACCGACGAGTTTGTGCCCTGCGTGAACGCCGACGACCCGACCTGCGATGCGCCTTTGTGGGGTCCATACGCCGGACCAAAGCCGGAAGTCATGGTGCTTGCCCCGTGGGTCCTGGAGGACGATCCGTCCCTGGACGCGCGCGCCAACCGCGCGCGCCTTTCGGAGCGCGCGCGCGCCATGCTCGCCAACAGCGGTTCGGTGTTCGAGAACGACTACCTGGAGACCACCGTCTGGGCCGACCTGGATCTCGACCTCTAGCACCCGCCGACGTTTGGAGCCCAGGCCCGCCTGATATAGGATAAGGGTCGTAACTAATAGCGGTTTCAACCCGGAGGTGCCACATGCTCGGCCCAACCTCGCGCGCCGAGAACCTCGAGCGCATGGCTCGAGACACGTTCGACGTCGTCGTCATCGGGGGAGGCATCACCGGCGCGGGGTGCGCGCTGGATGCGGCGGCGCGCGGCCTATCGGTCGCACTGATCGAGAAGGACGACTTCGCCTCCGGGACGTCGTCGCGTTCGTCGAAGATGGTCCACGGCGGGATGCGCTACATGGCGCAATTCGACTTCGGGCTAACGTGGGAAGCCGCGCACGAGCGAGAGTTGCTCATCCGCCTCGCTCCCCATCTGGTTCGCCGGCTCAAGTTCCTCTACCCCGTGTACCGCAAGAAGGAAGTCCGCCAAACGCCCATCGGGCTCTCCCTATACAAGGCACTCGCCGGGTTCCGTGGAGCCAAGCACGCGCGCGCATCGGCGCAGACAATCCGAGAACTTGCCCCGAGTCTCGATCCCGCAGCGGTCAAGGGCGCGTGGACGTTCTACGACGCGCGCGCCGACGATGCACGGTTGGTCTTCGAAGTAGCGCGAACGGCACACAACCACGGCGCCGTGATCGCCAACCACGCGCGCGTTACCGGATTCGAGCGCACGAACGGCCGAATCTCGGCGGCGACGGTCACCGACTCCATCGGCGCAACGCAGATCGAGGTACGCGGACGCTCGTTCATCAACGCCACGGGGATCTGGGCTCACGACGTCGCAGAGTTGGACGCCTCAGGCTCACTGTCCCCCCTGCGTCCGGCGAAAGGAATCCACCTGTTCGTGTCCGCCGCGCGCCTGGACGTGCGCGCGGCAGTCATCGTTCCATCCGGCCTGCGCGACGGGCGTTCTTTGTTCGCCGTCCCGTGGGGTCCGGTCGTGCTCCTTGGAACGACCGACACCGACTACACCGGTCCGATCGACTCCCCCGCAGTGACCCACGAAGACGTCGACTACGTCCTGAACGCGATCAACGGCAAACTCCAGACCGGGCTGACGACGCACGACGTCGTCGCCGCCTCGGCCGGCCTGCGGCCGCTCGTCGCCGGCGATGGCGGACGCACCGCCGACCTTTCTCGCCACCACGCGATCACGGTCGGGCCGGGCGGCTTGACCACGGTCACGGGCGGAAAGCTCACGACGTACCGTCGCATGGCAGCCGACGCGATCGACGCCGTCTGCAAGCAGCTCGACGTCAAGGCCAAGTCCCCGACCGCCAAGCTCCCGATCGGCCTCACGCGACCGCTCGCCGACGTGCTCGCCGAGACGAATCGCGCGGCAACCGAACTGAGCGCCGACCCGCGTCTAGGCATCGACCTCGTACGGATCTACGGAGACCTGGCACCGCGTGTCCTCGAACTCGCCGCACAGGATCGAGAACTCGCACTTCCGCTCGCCGAGGGCATGACCACCATTCGCGCGCAGATCGCATGGGCCGCCCGTCACGAGATGGCTCAATCAGTCGAGGACGTTCTGGCGCACCGCACGCGAATGTCGCTTGCGGATCGTGCAGGCGGCACGGCCACCGCGGCGCCGCAGATCATCGCCGCGGAACTCGGCTGGGACGCAGAGCGCACGGCACGCGATGTGTCCGACTACCTTGCGAAACTGGCCGCGGAGCGCGGTCCGGTCGCGCCGCCGACTTCGGCGCGCGCGTGACTCGAGCGGCTCGGCGACGATGACCGCCGCGCGCGCGAAGACGAACCCGCCGGGCCACAAGGATCGGTCTTCAGGCCGAGCGCTTCCCAGCGTGGCGCGCGACCTCAATCGCGAACTGGTCCTGAATCTCTTGCGATCCGACGGACCCCTGTCGCGCGCGGCAATCGCGCAGCGAACGCGGCTCGCCAAACCGACCGTCTCGGCCATCGTGGCCGACTTGCTCGCCGCCCGGCGAGTGCGCGAGGTCGGCGTCGCCGCGGGCCCCGTCGGACGCGGGCGCCCTGCCGTCCTGGTCGAATACAACGCAGCCGAGTACACGGTCGTCGGCGTTCGCATCGGGCGGACGTTCATCCGCGTCGCCCTGGCGGACGCGACGGGCGCAGAAATGGGTCGCTCAGAGAGCCCCACACCCCCGAACGACCCCGAGGCCGTCCTGCGCCGCGTGATCGAGATGATCGACGAACGACTCACCGAAGCCGGCGTGCCGCGCGCGCGACTCTCCGCGGTCGGAGTCTGCGTTCCCGGCGTCGTCGACCTCGTCACCGGCGACGTCTTGCGCGCGTCACCGCTTGGATGGTCGAACTTCCCGCTGGCAAAGAGATTGCGCGCGCGCTTGCGCGCGCCCGTCTACGTGCACGACACGACGCAAGCCGCCGCCGTCGCCGAGACGATCGAAGGCGCCGCGCGCGGCGTGAAGAACGCGGTGGTCCTCGATGCAGGCGACCGACTGGCGGCCGGCATCGTCATCGACGGGCGTCTGTACCACGGGACAAACGGGCTCGCCGGGCTCATCGGACACTGCGCCATCCCGGGGAATTCCGAGCAGTGCGCCTGCGGGCGGACGGGGTGCATCGAAGCCGTCGCCGGTTCGGGGGCGGCCGTCCACACAGTGCGGCAGGAACTGCGACGCGGGAGGACCTCAACCCTCTCATCGATCCGTCCGCGCTCGGCGATCACCGCGCAGAATGTCGCCGATGCCGCAGCCGCCGGCGACACGCTCGCGATCGAAGCGCTGCGGGATGTCGGTGAGTACGTCGCCCACGCAGCCTCGTGGCTGGCCAACATCCTGAACCCCGAGGTTCTGGTCCTCACCGGCGTCTTCGCGACGCTGCCTCCGGCACTCGTCGACGCCGGCAAGAAACGCCTCGCGGAACTGTGCGCACCCGAGGTCGCGCGCAGCGTCGATCTGCGCGTGTCGAGCCTGGGCATGGAAGCGTGGGTGCGCGGAGCGGTTCTGCTCGCGCTGCAGCACACCCAGCGCTACTACAGGCTCGTCTTCGATTCGGGCTCGGCGCCTACAGCCCCATCTTCCCAGGATTAAGAATCCCGTTCGGGTCGAGCGCCTGCTTCATCGCCCGCAGAACATCCATCCCTTCGCCCAGTTCTTCGGCGATCCAGGGCGCGCGCAACAAGCCGATGCCGTGGTGATGACTGATGGTTCCGCCCGCAGCGCGAACTGCCCGCATGGCCTCGTCCCACGCGACCCGATACCGCTCCTCGGCCACCACATCGTTCGGCGAGTCCGTGTAGATGAACGTGAAGTACAAGCACGAGCCTTGCTTGTACACATGCGACGCGTGACACCCAACCAGCGGAGTAACCGACATCAGCGCGGCGCGAACACCCTCGTACAGTTCGTCAATCGGCCAGAGGCCGGCGACCTCGATTGTGTCCACCATCGCGTTGGGTCCAAGCATCCCTTCAAACATGACATTCGTCAGAGTCTCGACCGCGTGGTTTCGATTCACCCACCAGTCCTCCGCGAGCGTTGCTCCAAGGTCTACTCCGCCGGCGGCTTCCACGACCGCTCGCACAGCAGCCTCTTCCGCCTCTGCCAATTCATCGCCCTCGAACCGCAAGATCAGAACGGCCCCTCCGGGCGTGTTCTCGCGAAACGCGATGAATGCGTCCTGCGGGTCCAACAAACGACAAACCGCCGGCCGAAGTCCCCCCTGAATCACACGCTTGCAAGCCTCGAGACCCTCAGCGAATCCAGGAAACTGGTACGTAGCGTGTGACGCGATCTTGGGCATCTTGCTGCACGCCAGCGTGACCTCCGTGATCACGCCGAGCGTCCCTTCGCTGCCCAGGAACAAGCGCGAAAGATCCGGACCGGCCGCGCTCTTGGGAGTCTTCTGCGTGCGAACGATCTTGCCGCCCGCCAGAACGACCTCGAGCCCGATGACCATGTCCTCGATCCGTCCGTAGCGCGAGGACTTCTGTCCACACGAACGCACTGCAAGCCATCCCCCCACCGAGGAGATGTCGATCGACTGGGGAAAGTGACCGAGAGTCAGGCCTCGCTCGCGAAGCGCCGCCTCGAGCACGCCGCCCATCACACCCACGCCGACCGTGACGGTCTGAGCGGTCTCGTCGATGCTCATCCGGTTGAGTCCGCGAAGATCCAAGGTGATCGCGCCGGGAATCGCCTGCGCTCCTCCACATACGCCGGAACCCGCACCGAACGGCACAACCGAGGTTCGAGTCTCGTCCGCCCAACGCAGAACCTCGGACACTTCCTCGACGTACGAAGGGCGGACGACCGCCGCCGGCACGTCGAAGGTATCTCCGCGTCGTTCGCGTAGCATCTGGAACGGCCACCAGTCGCGCGCGTGCGCCGCCAGGTCCCGCGCGTCGGTCGACACGGTGCCGGGTCCCAAGCGCGAGGCCAATTCATCCAGGTTCATGCGTTCACCCTCCGGCGCAGCCTTATAGGATAAGGTCCCTAACTAATGCGCCCATGATAGCCACAACGCCCGGACCAGGCAAGGCAAGGCAACGAACGTAATGCTCACTCTCCAAGGTATTGGCTTCCTTTGGGCGGCCAGGGGAACAGCCCGTGCGGATAGAAACAACCTTGCGCGAAAGCGCCGGGGACACAGAACCCTCCGACCGGCATGTTGGGCGGCCAGGCGGTCGCTTCGATAGATCCGGGTCTGAACACGCGCCCGGCTCCGGAGGTGTTTCCCCACCCGTCGGTCAGGCCGCCGTCGGGCACGACGACATCGCGATCAGAGAGAACGCCCGCCAACCGGGCCACCCAAGTGTGAGTGATCGGGTCGTACTCGGCACTGAGATCCTCCCCGCCCGGCTGCAGACGGAAGGTCAACGATCCCCCCGCCGGGACGCGCTCGCGGTCCCACAGGTTGCGATCCGGATCCGGCGCCGGGTTCGTGGCGTGGAAGGCAAATACCGTGTCTCCGCCGTCGACCTTCGCCTCGACGCCGCGAACGATCAGGCGTCGCGAAGAGACCACCTCGAAGGGACGCGAGTCGAGCGGCGTGTAGCTGCCACTCGTCACGCGCAGTCGGTACGTGCCCACCGCCAGGCTCGGAAGAATGTCGTAGACGGCACGGTAGACCCCGTCCTCGAACCTCCACTGGAACCCGATGTCGAGGTCTGTTGCCGCCGTCGCCCACGAGTCCCCCACCTCGCGCTGCAAGGTCAGAAACGCGGCATCGAGCGGCCGGTCGTTGCCCCCGGGACCACCCGTCCACTCCATCGTCACGATCTCCATCCGAGGGACCTCGGTGGCGGGCTGCACGGTGATGGCCCCGGCCACTCCACCGTCTCCGGTGAGAACCGGGGGTTCACCCGTCGTTGCATCACTGATCGAAGCTTGCGGTTCGGGATCGGGCAAGCCCCCGAGCATTCGTCGCGTTAGATCCTCATGCGTGGCGATGATCAGATTGGACGACCACTTCCCCCAGAGCGTGACCCCGGCTTCGTAGTGGTGCTGGTCGTACTCCTCCGGCGTCGTCCAGTAACCGACGCTTCCTTCCCCTGCGAGACCGACCACAACCGTGCGCGCGATTCCCGCAGCAGGGAGGTCGGCCGCAAGCCGCATCGCGGCCTGCACCCGG from Actinomycetota bacterium encodes:
- a CDS encoding glycerol-3-phosphate dehydrogenase/oxidase, with the protein product MLGPTSRAENLERMARDTFDVVVIGGGITGAGCALDAAARGLSVALIEKDDFASGTSSRSSKMVHGGMRYMAQFDFGLTWEAAHERELLIRLAPHLVRRLKFLYPVYRKKEVRQTPIGLSLYKALAGFRGAKHARASAQTIRELAPSLDPAAVKGAWTFYDARADDARLVFEVARTAHNHGAVIANHARVTGFERTNGRISAATVTDSIGATQIEVRGRSFINATGIWAHDVAELDASGSLSPLRPAKGIHLFVSAARLDVRAAVIVPSGLRDGRSLFAVPWGPVVLLGTTDTDYTGPIDSPAVTHEDVDYVLNAINGKLQTGLTTHDVVAASAGLRPLVAGDGGRTADLSRHHAITVGPGGLTTVTGGKLTTYRRMAADAIDAVCKQLDVKAKSPTAKLPIGLTRPLADVLAETNRAATELSADPRLGIDLVRIYGDLAPRVLELAAQDRELALPLAEGMTTIRAQIAWAARHEMAQSVEDVLAHRTRMSLADRAGGTATAAPQIIAAELGWDAERTARDVSDYLAKLAAERGPVAPPTSARA
- a CDS encoding ROK family protein; this encodes MTAARAKTNPPGHKDRSSGRALPSVARDLNRELVLNLLRSDGPLSRAAIAQRTRLAKPTVSAIVADLLAARRVREVGVAAGPVGRGRPAVLVEYNAAEYTVVGVRIGRTFIRVALADATGAEMGRSESPTPPNDPEAVLRRVIEMIDERLTEAGVPRARLSAVGVCVPGVVDLVTGDVLRASPLGWSNFPLAKRLRARLRAPVYVHDTTQAAAVAETIEGAARGVKNAVVLDAGDRLAAGIVIDGRLYHGTNGLAGLIGHCAIPGNSEQCACGRTGCIEAVAGSGAAVHTVRQELRRGRTSTLSSIRPRSAITAQNVADAAAAGDTLAIEALRDVGEYVAHAASWLANILNPEVLVLTGVFATLPPALVDAGKKRLAELCAPEVARSVDLRVSSLGMEAWVRGAVLLALQHTQRYYRLVFDSGSAPTAPSSQD
- a CDS encoding FAD-binding oxidoreductase, with protein sequence MNLDELASRLGPGTVSTDARDLAAHARDWWPFQMLRERRGDTFDVPAAVVRPSYVEEVSEVLRWADETRTSVVPFGAGSGVCGGAQAIPGAITLDLRGLNRMSIDETAQTVTVGVGVMGGVLEAALRERGLTLGHFPQSIDISSVGGWLAVRSCGQKSSRYGRIEDMVIGLEVVLAGGKIVRTQKTPKSAAGPDLSRLFLGSEGTLGVITEVTLACSKMPKIASHATYQFPGFAEGLEACKRVIQGGLRPAVCRLLDPQDAFIAFRENTPGGAVLILRFEGDELAEAEEAAVRAVVEAAGGVDLGATLAEDWWVNRNHAVETLTNVMFEGMLGPNAMVDTIEVAGLWPIDELYEGVRAALMSVTPLVGCHASHVYKQGSCLYFTFIYTDSPNDVVAEERYRVAWDEAMRAVRAAGGTISHHHGIGLLRAPWIAEELGEGMDVLRAMKQALDPNGILNPGKMGL